Proteins encoded together in one Musa acuminata AAA Group cultivar baxijiao chromosome BXJ3-6, Cavendish_Baxijiao_AAA, whole genome shotgun sequence window:
- the LOC135641163 gene encoding probably inactive leucine-rich repeat receptor-like protein kinase At3g28040: MMMVMRFTDFLLLQILVAVVACAVDLPAPLNDEVLGLIVFKAALEDPTAALASWNEDDSTPCSWAHVECDPATSRVSRLALDSLSLSGPLPRGLDRLPALVALSLSNNNLSGPILPGLSLLPALHSLDLSRNAFSGGLPDDLARLPSIRSLDLSSNALSGPLLSSIFSNATCGTLRFLSLASNRLEGPLPAALSRCSFLLQLDLSGNRLSGATDFATGLWSLSRLRVLDLSLNSFSGGVPVGIARLHTLKSLHLNGNRFSGPIPAGVGLCPHLSSLDLSYNSFVGDLPSSMRYLHSLTSLSLSNNRLSGDIPSWIGNLTAIQHLDLSDNKLTGNLPSSLGGLTDLNYLSLTNNMLTGAIPNSIAGCTKLTELHLKGNGLDGNIPKGLFDLGLQVLDLSSNGLTGTMPAGSTWISETLQSLDLSDNKLTGTIPPEMALYFGLRYLNLSWNDFRTQLPPELGLFRNLSVLDLRRSALYGSIPGDLCESGSLSVLQLDGNSLTGPIPEEIGNCSSLYLLSFSHNSLNGSIPASMAELKKLEILKLEFNNLSGEIPQQLGRLDNLLAVNISHNQLIGRLPVGGVFQSLDQSALQGNLGLCTPLVAEPCKLNVPKPLVLDPYAYINGNNNDNDVPTVANPAVSMRHRRFLSVSSIVAISAALVIVLGVVVVTLLNISARRRIGLLENALESMCSSSTRSTGPAVGRMVVFGPRSSLRSEDLVGGAEALLTKAAELGRGVFGTVYRASIGGGGTIAVKKLLTANIVQYHDDFDREVRILGKVMHPNLVQLKGYYWTPQLQLLISDYAPHGSLHARLHERPEAIPPLSWADRFKIALGTAKGIAHLHQSFRPPIVHYNLKPTNILLDEKCEPKISDFGLVRLLQKLDKHMISSRFQSAMGYMAPELACQSLRVNEKCDIYGFGVLILELVTGKKPVEYGEDDVVILIDHVRALVEQGNAVECVDSSMGEFPEEEVLPVLKLGLVCTSQIPSSRPSMAEVVQILQVIKAPL, encoded by the exons atgatgatggtgatgagaTTCActgacttcctcctcctccaaatCCTTGTAGCGGTAGTCGCCTGCGCCGTGGACCTGCCGGCGCCGCTGAACGACGAGGTGCTGGGCCTCATCGTCTTCAAGGCGGCGCTGGAGGACCCGACGGCGGCGCTGGCGTCGTGGAACGAGGACGACTCCACCCCATGCAGCTGGGCGCATGTCGAGTGCGACCCGGCCACGTCCCGGGTGAGCCGCCTCGCCCTTGACTCGCTCTCCCTCTCTGGGCCTCTTCCCCGTGGCCTCGACCGCCTCCCCGCCCTCGTCGCCCTCTCCCTCTCCAATAACAACCTCTCCGGGCCAATCCTGCCgggcctctccctcctccccgccCTCCACTCCCTCGACCTCAGCCGCAACGCTTTCTCCGGTGGCTTACCCGACGACCTCGCCCGCCTGCCCTCCATCCGCTCCCTTGACCTCTCCTCCAACGCCCTCTCCGGCCCCCTCCTCAGCTCCATCTTCTCCAATGCCACATGCGGCACCCTCCGCTTCCTTTCGCTCGCGAGCAACCGCCTCGAGGGCCCCTTGCCTGCCGCATTGTCCCGCTGCTCCTTCCTCCTCCAGCTCGACCTCTCCGGCAACCGGCTCTCCGGCGCGACGGACTTCGCCACGGGCCTCTGGTCCCTCTCCCGGCTGCGAGTGCTGGACCTCTCTCTTAATTCTTTCTCCGGAGGAGTCCCTGTGGGGATCGCGCGCCTGCATACCCTCAAGAGCCTCCACCTGAACGGCAATCGGTTCTCGGGGCCCATCCCGGCCGGCGTCGGTCTCTGCCCGCATCTCAGCAGCTTGGATTTGAGCTACAACTCGTTCGTCGGAGACCTTCCGAGTTCCATGCGTTACCTCCATTCTCTGACTTCTCTCAGCTTGTCGAACAACCGGCTGTCCGGCGACATTCCGTCGTGGATCGGCAACTTGACAGCCATCCAGCACTTGGACTTATCCGACAACAAGCTCACCGGAAACCTGCCGTCTTCGCTCGGCGGCCTCACAGATCTGAATTATCTGAGCCTAACCAATAACATGCTCACCGGAGCCATCCCCAACTCGATCGCAGGATGCACGAAACTCACCGAGCTCCATCTGAAGGGGAACGGCCTCGATGGCAACATCCCGAAGGGGCTGTTCGATCTGGGGCTACAGGTTCTCGACTTGTCATCGAACGGGCTCACCGGAACAATGCCGGCAGGGTCGACGTGGATATCGGAGACGCTGCAGTCACTGGATCTATCGGATAATAAGCTCACCGGCACCATTCCGCCGGAGATGGCGCTGTACTTCGGTCTTAGGTACTTGAACCTCTCATGGAACGACTTCCGCACCCAGCTGCCGCCGGAGCTTGGCTTGTTTCGGAACCTGTCGGTGTTGGATCTCCGCAGAAGCGCGTTGTATGGGTCGATCCCCGGAGATCTTTGCGAGTCCGGTAGCCTCTCTGTTCTGCAACTGGACGGCAACTCTCTGACCGGCCCCATCCCCGAGGAGATCGGCAACTGCTCGTCCTTGTATCTTCT GAGCTTTTCCCATAACAGCTTAAACGGATCGATTCCGGCCTCCATGGCCGAGCTAAAGAAGCTTGAAATCCTCAAGCTGGAGTTCAACAACTTGAGCGGCGAGATACCGCAGCAGCTCGGCCGCCTGGACAACCTCCTCGCCGTAAACATATCGCACAACCAGCTCATCGGTCGGCTTCCGGTGGGAGGCGTATTCCAGAGCCTAGACCAGAGCGCGCTGCAGGGCAACCTCGGCCTCTGCACTCCCCTGGTGGCGGAGCCATGCAAGTTGAACGTCCCCAAGCCGTTGGTGCTCGACCCATACGCTTACATCAACGGCAACAACAACGACAACGACGTGCCCACCGTCGCGAACCCGGCGGTGTCGATGCGGCACAGGAGGTTCCTCAGCGTGTCGTCGATCGTCGCCATCTCGGCTGCTCTCGTCATAGTTCTCGGGGTGGTGGTGGTCACTCTGCTCAACATTTCGGCTCGGAGGAGGATTGGGCTCCTGGAGAACGCCTTGGAGAGCATGTGCTCGAGCTCGACGAGATCGACGGGACCTGCCGTGGGGAGGATGGTGGTGTTTGGCCCCAGAAGCAGTCTGAGATCGGAGGATCTGGTTGGTGGCGCCGAGGCCTTACTGACCAAGGCGGCCGAGCTAGGGAGGGGAGTCTTCGGCACGGTCTACCGAGCATCGATCGGAGGAGGAGGGACGATCGCCGTCAAGAAGCTCTTGACAGCTAACATAGTTCAGTACCATGACGACTTCGATCGCGAGGTTCGGATACTGGGCAAGGTGATGCACCCGAATCTGGTGCAGCTGAAGGGCTACTACTGGACTCCTCAGCTGCAGCTACTGATCTCGGACTACGCCCCCCACGGGAGCTTGCACGCCAGGCTTCACGAGAGGCCAGAGGCCATACCACCTCTCTCCTGGGCGGATCGCTTCAAGATCGCGCTGGGGACGGCGAAGGGCATCGCCCACTTGCACCAGTCGTTCCGCCCTCCCATCGTCCACTACAACCTGAAGCCGACTAACATACTCCTGGACGAGAAGTGCGAGCCCAAGATCTCCGATTTCGGGCTGGTGCGGCTGCTGCAGAAGCTCGACAAGCACATGATCAGCAGCAGATTCCAGAGTGCGATGGGCTACATGGCGCCGGAGCTGGCGTGCCAGAGCCTGAGGGTGAACGAGAAGTGCGACATATACGGCTTCGGGGTGCTGATCCTGGAGCTGGTGACGGGGAAGAAGCCGGTGGAGTACGGAGAGGACGATGTGGTGATTCTGATCGACCATGTGAGGGCGCTCGTGGAACAGGGCAACGCGGTGGAGTGCGTCGACTCGAGCATGGGGGAGTTCCCGGAGGAGGAGGTGCTGCCGGTGCTGAAGCTGGGGTTGGTTTGCACCTCTCAGATACCGTCgagtaggccttccatggccgagGTGGTTCAGATACTGCAGGTGATAAAAGCGCCGCTGTAG